The Nymphaea colorata isolate Beijing-Zhang1983 unplaced genomic scaffold, ASM883128v2 scaffold0101, whole genome shotgun sequence genomic interval AAATGCCCTAGCTAAACCTATTGATGGGAGGGGTGAAATTTTAGCTTCTGAATATCGGTTAATTGAGTCTCCCGCTCCAGGTATTATTTCGAGACGTTCCGTATATGAGCCTCTTCAAACGGGGCTTATTGCTATTGATTCGATGATCCCTATAGGACGCGGTCAGCGAGAATTAATTATTGGGGACAGACAGACCGGTAAAACAGCAGTAGCTACAGATACTATTCTCAatcaaaaaggtcaaaatgtaATATGCGTTTATGTAGCTATTGGTCAAAAAGCATCTTCCGTGGCTCAGGTAGTGACTACTTTCCAGGAACGGGGAGCAATGGAATACACCATTGTGGTAGCGGAAACAGCGGATTCGCCTGCTACATTACAATACCTCGCTCCTTATACAGGAGCCGCTCTGGCTGAATATTTTATGTACCGTCAACGACATACCTTAATAATTTATGATGATCTCTCCAAACAAGCACAATCTTATCGCCAAATGTCCCTTCTATTAAGAAGACCACCTGGTCGCGAAGCTTATCCAGGAGacgttttttatttgcattcccGCCTTTTGGAAAGAGCCGCTAAACTAAGTTCTCGTTTAGGCGAAGGAAGTATGACTGCTTTACCAATAGTTGAGACTCAATCTGGGGACGTTTCGGCTTATATTCCCACTAATGTCATTTCCATTACAGATGGGCAAATCTTCTTATCCGCGGATTTATTCAATGCTGGAATCCGTCCAGCTATTAATGTGGGTATTTCCGTCTCCAGAGTAGGATCCGCAGCTCAAATTAAAGCCATGAAACAAGTAGCcggcaaattaaaattagaattggCTCAATTTGCAGAGTTAGAAGCCTTTGCGCAATTCGCTTCCGATCTAGATAAAGCTACTCAGAATCAATTGGCAAGAGGTCAACGATTACGGGAGTTGCTCAAACAATCCCAATCATCCCCTCTCGCGGTGGATGAACAGATAGTTACTATTTATACCGGAACGAATGGATATCTTGATCAATTAGAAATTGGACaggtaaagaaatttattgttcaGTTACGTACCCATTTAAGAACAAATAAGCCTCAGTTACAAGAAATCATATCTTCTACCAAGGTATTCACCGAGCAAGCGGAAGCCCTTTTGAAAGAGGCTATTCAGGAGCAGATGGAACTATTTCTACTTCAGgaacaaacataaagaaattggtTATTTCATTTGGTAGAGTCTCTTAGTACGACATAAAttgttgagaaaagaaatggcTCTGATTCGAATCATTCCAAATATGTTTCTTGGAAT includes:
- the LOC126409336 gene encoding ATP synthase subunit alpha, chloroplastic, with the translated sequence MVTIRAEEISNIIRERIEQYNREVKIVNTGTVLQVGDGIARIHGLDEVMAGELVEFEEGTIGIALNLESNNVGVVLMGDGLMIQEGSSVKATGRIAQIPVSEAYLGRVINALAKPIDGRGEILASEYRLIESPAPGIISRRSVYEPLQTGLIAIDSMIPIGRGQRELIIGDRQTGKTAVATDTILNQKGQNVICVYVAIGQKASSVAQVVTTFQERGAMEYTIVVAETADSPATLQYLAPYTGAALAEYFMYRQRHTLIIYDDLSKQAQSYRQMSLLLRRPPGREAYPGDVFYLHSRLLERAAKLSSRLGEGSMTALPIVETQSGDVSAYIPTNVISITDGQIFLSADLFNAGIRPAINVGISVSRVGSAAQIKAMKQVAGKLKLELAQFAELEAFAQFASDLDKATQNQLARGQRLRELLKQSQSSPLAVDEQIVTIYTGTNGYLDQLEIGQVKKFIVQLRTHLRTNKPQLQEIISSTKVFTEQAEALLKEAIQEQMELFLLQEQT